tttatttttatttttatttaataataaaattacgtatattatatatatattttttatttttttcatagtaaaattacgtatatatccttactattttattatgtattaagaaaaaatattattttatttattttttaaaaaataaaataattattttttatttttttttcgagctcgagctcaagctcgaaatttaccggctcgtcgagctcgagcttgataaaatttagtcgaaactcggctcgattagctcaaaactcgactcggctcgactagtttgcagccctagtttcGGTCGATCCGTCAGGTTATCCGGCTCAGTTGAATCACCCTGTAGAGTAGACTCCTTCCTTAAGAATAGGAGTAGGTTAAACTAGATTAAATgtattattacaaaaaaaaaaaaaaaagaaagggaattgTGAATATTAATACTAGTATACTACTGGTACGTGTTAAAGAAAGGTAAGGACAATAAACGTCATTAATTTCCTAACTAGAGAGCTAAGTGCTACTGCAATACTTGTttaattttgagatttttttccaaaaaaaaaaaaaaaaaggggtaagAATTTTGGTGGGATGAGGGTAAATAAATAGATAAGGCAGGAAGCAAAGTTGATTTATTGGCTCAAGACAAAGATGCCTGCATGTACTTGGTGTATCAATCAAGTCAATAGAATGTCCCAAATCATAAACAAGGAGGATGGGATTGGGAGTGAGGAAGGTAGAAGGATGAGGAGTGAGGAGGGGGCGGTGGTGGGAATGGGGATCGCTGCCCAAAGCATATCGCCAAATCAATCCATATCCATTCAATGCATTAATATGAATGTCTCCACCATACATCCTACTACTATTACTTACTACTACTGTTTTGACTAACTCGAGACGCTGTCTCTGTTAAATTTACTCTCAGTCCCAAAGCCCACAATAAGTTGTCGGAACAATAAATTACATTCATAAGAATCAGgccacttcttcttcttcctgttttttttttttttttttttttgtctttgggggggggggggtgggggttatatatagtatatatatacatatatatatattcggtTGACTGGGTTAAGTAATGCGGATTTCCGTCTCGCCTCTGTAATGTTTCCAAAATCGCTTGATACTCCatccgtcccgttttgttagtcttggtttttttttcacacagattaagaaagtgtaattaatttggttggaaacataaatttagattaataatttcctaaaatacccttatgctaattaGTATTAGAAaagctcaatgtattcaatgtagtgggttagtatttaataacaatgtattaataacaagatatttaataagggtattttagacaatttgaaagattactataTTTCTTGATGGGAAAGTGAATTACAATTTGGGatagacgaaaaaggaaaataagactatcaaagtgggacggagggagtattaatTACTGCAACTACTACTTACGTTATGTCCGAGAAGGGGCCTTGAAGACAACAACACCAGCAAGTAGTGAAGTGGGAAAAGGCGCAAAAGTCTCTGTCAAATAGAGAGAGATAAAACAAAAACGTTGCTTTCAATAATATCTTGGACCGTAAATACCAATATGGTCCAGCTCTAACCCACGTGATGTTGCTGAGTATTAAAAATCCCAagtctccttcttcttcttttttttttttaatacgtaTCACATTTTatcaaaccttttttttttttttttttgtgatttgggTCAAAAGGAATGCAAAGGCCGTCACTGAAAAAAAAGTAAGTAATTCCATAAGGAGAAATTGGGTGTGTTTGTATtgcatttttcgtcatttttcatggaaaaattactgtagcgatttgatatatgtgaggaaaaaaagtgatagggaaatgtgatcacggaaaatgacaatatttttcgacggaaacaaacaatccaaacacacccttTTCCGAAGGAAACTCTGAAAAGCCTTGGCCTCTCAGTCTCTTTGCGAAACACACGACGGTTTTGCTTTCAAGCAGTATTTTATCCCTCAAATTTCTGTTTCGGGCCTGTCTCACACGCACAGCTAATTCACCCATTCTATTCTCTATGCATCCCTTTTTGACGAATTGTCAATGCCGAGTACTTCATTTATTTAGTACAAAGTACTTGTCTTTTCAAACTCAATCGTGCCAGCGAGAGAACCTTCGTTTTAAGGTTGTAGGCAAATAAGTTTTTTGTTTGCATTGACGATTATTTGGGGGAAAAATGGTTTTATTTACTATAATAACTGTTGATATCgctttgtgatgtgatgtgataTCTAAGTATATGTGAAGTGAGAAGATAGTTAACataattttaaattaaaaaaatgacaaaacgtGTTTGAGGAACATCTAAATTCTACATTACTCCTTTTGAAACAAATGTTGGAAAATAAGTTTCAGGAAAATTAcgggagtgtttggatagcacaaatatttcaaataatatttcgcttgtatcataaacataCTTTTCAATCtatctttttatatttctaattatctttttatcttacatacatcacatcacaaaaaatgttacagtaataagTCACTTTCACGCATTGCGAATTATATTTTTGTTTGAGATGGATCCCCAAGACCAAGATTGTTCATCGCCTTACAGTATTCCTTTTGCTTGGCTAAGCATTTCTCTACTCAATTTGATCATCGGCAGTTTTctttcatcttttcttttgaacCCGTGCCATGTATTTCAACCCTGTTGATTCGATAACATTTATATAATctattctaataaaaaaaaaaaaaaaaaaggagaagctGACGAAATTTTTCCGTCAACCATAATTAAGTGATAAGACCAACCCTTGACCTCCCACCCCCATTGATTTGATTGCTGCTTCCTCAATTGTTGTCTAACTGCCTTTGACATCGTCAAATTCCTCTACCAACGTCAAACCTCAAAAGAAGCACTCGATCCACTTTTGAATGGGCTCCTATTGTAGTAGCCGTGTGAGAGACGAACGGAAGCATTGTACGGGCTGGAAAGATGGCGTAGATATGCTACCTCTGATATATAGGCCTTTTAATCCACGAGAAATGGGCTCAACGAAGTCCAAGAAAATGTACCAACAGTTGATCTCATCAGGGTCAAGAGCCTCGTGCTACGTCACCGTTTCATCTTCTTTCGGTGGAAACTGGATGGTTCTCCCGCCACATAAAAATTTCCTGCTATCGTTGGCCCGATCCCCATCCCGCGTTTCGGTCTCTCTCTCTAAAGCCTAAAGCCATGGCGACGACGATATCTCCTCCGCCGCAAACACTAATATTAAAACGATCGTCAATTTCCACTTCCGTTTGTTTTCCGTCATCTCAGAGGCTAGTGTCAGCACCCCAGACTTGTTCAGTTTCAGTTAACTCTGTCAGTTCAATCCATTTCCCAAAATCCAAAAGGCTAAATCGTTCTCCGGCTAGAGCTCAAGCCTCCTCGGTTGCTTCTTTTTCCCAGAATGTCGGGGATTTGCTGGGTGATGTCAGCATCTTCACCGCCACCGGCGAGCCCGTCAAGTTCAAAGACCTCTGGGATCAAAAACAGGTAATTCACCCACACTTAAATTTATACTGGTGGAGTAGTTTTTacgctttttttttaaaaattttgagaattaCAACATTAGCTATGCGCTTTTATCAGATGATGATCCTTGACAGTTAGTTCCTAATTTTACCGCcagcgctttttttttttttaataaataattttaacTAAAATCACACTGCCCTATTATTTAACCCATGATAtcctcattttatttttttaattggtaATTGTCTTTTAGTCTAATTCTCGATCAGGGGATTTTTGCTAATTCATCTTCCTTTTTCGTTTCTAGGGAATGGCAGTTGTTGCTCTGTTAAGGCATTTTGGGTGTCCTTGCTGGTAAGCACGAAGCCACGCAAGCAAATGCTATTTTCTGTGATGGTTGCTTGCTTGATCTTCACACTGGTGCTTTTTAATGGCTTTCTttgttcacaatcatttagctGGGAACTTGCTTCAGTACTTAAAGAATCAAAAGAGAGATTCGACTCTGCTGGCGTGAAGCTAATTGCTGTTGGTGTTGGTGCGCCCAGCAAAGCTCGCATTCTTGCTGAGAGGGTTTGTCTCTTGCATTTCAtagcctccttttttttttcttttttaattttggttaaCATGAACTTCAAAAGATTTCTCTTAACATTTATTACTTCGAAGAGTCTAAACTATTTACTATGTGAAATAGGATTGACGTTGGGTTCGATTAGGATGTTTAGATGGTAGCTTGACGTATATTTGACATCCATGATCTCAATTCTGGATTATAACTAAGCCTGGTGTTAAGTTACTGCAAAACAAGAAACAAAGAGTGCAGTAAATCGCACCAGATTGCACTATCTGCTCTTATGATTTCTTCAAGAAACTCTTGACCTTTTTGCAGTCGTTTTTCAAAAGGATTTTGGTTTGCCAGTGTTCAAAATGTTGGATATGTCATAAGCGTGCAGAAATGATTCTTGTGAATAAGCAATGGAGCTCATTTTGTCTGCCTGTGCCACATTTGGTTGTGCACCATTTCTTGCCTCCTTGGTTAGGATGTCTGGCTGGAATGGCAGAATGGGACTTGCCTCCTGAGTTTCATGGAAGCTTATCCACTTATGGAGGCCTAGTGTATCAATGGTTATTCCTAACCGTACCTGTCCATGGTTTTCAGTCTGTTTTAGGTCATATTTGGGCAATTAAACTTGCAATTTGGCAAGGCTGCCAGCAATATAACTGCTGATTGATTAAGATTGTGAGGCTGAGTTATTCTATAAAGATGAGATTCTACACTGGATTTCTTTAATGTGTAATATTCTGGCATGGGGTTTGTATCATTTTAAAGTATAGTTGAGTATATATGAAAAGGATCCAACGATCCATTTCTTCAGCATCATTTTGCTCTGAGAAAGATTGTTTTGTCGATTATTTCCACAATTTGATTTCAAGTAGTTTTTCATGCTATTGTTTGAGCTGATGCTTCTGGTAATGTTCTTGTATGGCCAGTTACCATTTCCAATTGATTGCCTGTATGCTGACCCTGACCGTAAGGTAATAGCTTGTGTGTTCTCAGTTATTGCCAGTTCAATTTCTTCCGTTTACCATCCTAACTCTGATGCTTTGTATCTCAGGCATATGATGTCTTGGGCTTGTATTACGGTGTCGGTCGAACATTTTTCAACCCCGCAAGTGTAATATTTTCTGTTGTCTTATTATCGTTAGTATTTTTGGTAAAATGGGTTTATCATCAAAACTAGCGTTCTTGGTAAATTCTTTTTGGACCCTGACCTAACAGGCTAAAGTTTTTTCAAGATTTGAGACTCTACGAAATGCTGTAAagaactacactattgaagccACCCCAGATGATAGAAGTGGAGTCTTGCAACAGGTTTGAGCTCGTAACCTTTAGGGTCCCAGATCAATGTTACTCTTCTCTCAACATTTTGATTTTCTCTATGATTAGGGAGGGATGTTTGTATTCAGAGGAAAAGAATTGCTATATGCTCGGAAGGATGAAGGGACCGGTGACCATGCTCCCTTAGATGACATCATTAATATCTGCTGCAAAGTCCCCATTTCATGAAGTCTTTCTCTGCTCCCTCTCTTCTAAAATGGTGCTTTCTGGTGTATCTGTCATTATTAAAGTTAGATTACCAATATGTAACGGCTGTTGTTTATATTGCCTTCAGCATAGCACTTACCATTTTTTCTGTTGCCTGTTCACTATAGTGTGAACTGCTCTCCATCTCGCGCGCATATGTAATCATGTAAAAGTTTGTGTATTTCGCCTCAGAGGTAGTCCGATTGGTTCCGTAGTCTGATAGTTATCAGCAGGTCTCGTGATCGATCTTCCTGTGCTTCCTCGCTGTGTATTCTTGGGGCAAGGCTCTACATAATTTTAGGAAATTAGTCTGGTCGAAAAGATGGAATATCCTtaagtgaaagaaaaaaagtgaaTGTATATCGCTGTTCTGTTCTTGAAATTACTAACTAGACTCTTGAGAATAATTTTACAGGCTGGGTAAGCTTGAGTATGTCCGCATAGTCTTTTTGCGCTTGCCCGGACTGTTATTGATGTACTAAGCTTCACGGTCACTATTATAGCTACAACAGAAAATGGATAGCTGTATATGTGAAGCGAGCTACTTGAATACGTTCAAGGACGTGCAATCATACTCATGGGTTCCGGCGGTGGAAAACTAAAAACTGTGAATAGGATTAAGACGTGATAGTTTCTCGGATCAGATGacccctttgtttttttttttttttaaatgttcaGAAGAAATtggatgatgtatttgaattaCTAAACAAGTTTGACATCTTCATTTAGTCCAAACCACTACATAATCCTAACAAGAAGCTAAATGCAAGCTGAATGGATCTTTAATGATGCATTTCCAGACTACCTTTTCATCtcttaccccaaaaaaaatggtATTGTCCCTTTTTAAATAACTGGCCCTTGAATTCTGTGGTTCCAAGTTCATTGGAAATAGATATCAAGATAAACTTAAATAGTGTGAATCTTTCCATTCTAATAATGTAGAGGAGGTCCATTTCCTAGTTGCGAAAGAGAAAGCCCCCTGAATGGCAAAATGGAACCATTTCCAAGGACGTGCAAGCAGAGACATGAAAGGCACTTGCGCCCAAAATGGGTGACGGATGTAGAATCTTCTTTGAATGAAAGCAACCCCACCCTGAGATACAGAGTGGTCTTGTTGGCAAAATTTTGCTATTCCACTCGCATTCAGATTGTAGAGGACCAGAGGTATCCTCGGATTGGATACTATTTTAGGTTACCTTTCTTTCCCTGgtgagatgaaaaaaaaaaaaagttattaatGCAGCATCCTTCGCATATTTTGGGTTTTGGCTCTTCATGTATCTGGAAGAGAGCAAGAATAATGACACTCCAAAACTGTAGTTTAATCACCTGAAGAGTGAAGTCTATCATTTcttacaagaaagataaaagttTTACTGTGATTCATCGTGATTACAAACATTGAATTTGATTAGGAAAGTGATACTGAGAATTGAGCCTTTTACAGCTGCAACAGAATTATACCATCCTAAATTGAACCAAATAAAGGGTCCTTTTTGGAAAATCGAAGCTTGACCATATAACATTTAAGCCCACATCAGAATGCAGCCTCACGTTCGTTGGAGCTTTTTTATGAATTTGTGATGGAAAATGAAATGAGGTTGTCCTGTATGGTCCATGCAAGTCTAAGGTCCCCCAGAGTTCATATCGTACAACTAAAAGAAAGCTAAAAGAAAGACTAAAAGTACTTAGTGTACTGATAGTGCACGCGAAGGTGCTATGGACGAATGAAATTTAcgatttccctttttttttttttttttttttttggttttttggggTTTCTTTGCAAAATGCAAAGGTATTGGTATGATGAGCCAATTGCCATTTTGGATCTAGATGGTAGATAGAGAGAATCTTAGGTGAATGTGACAAGACACACATGCCGTAGAAGATGACATTTCACACACACTCAGTGTAGTGTGAGACagagaggagaaagagagagagagagagagaccaaaTAAAGAGAATGAGGTTAAAAGATTTTCTGTGGTGAGAGAGTTACAAACGAGGGGGACTTTAATGGTGTAGAGATAGGTCTCTCTCTGGGAGCTTAAAAGGGCAAGCAGCTGCTAGCCCTTTTGTTCTCATGCAGAACCGCAGGCCACACCCATTGGGCTCTGTGGTCGTTCTCAGCTAAGTTGCTATCCATCATCTACTTTTTCTGTTGACTCCTCCTCCTGCCCAATGCCCATAGCTGTGATCTTATTTAGATTTTGTGTTCCCACCTGAATTCTGAAACCAATCCGCATCCTCATTAAAGTGCACTGCCATGGACTCtgccattattattattttttctctaAGTTATAATCGCTGATTCCTTCTCTACCATGAATTCCCTGACAGCAACATATGTGTTTCAAATTTGTTTATAACCAAGACAAAGTTTGTTCGTTAAAAAGGAATCAAGATTTGCCTGGGATTCAAGTATACACTGTTGTCTTTTTCTAACATATTTCATTAGCAAAACGAAGCTGAATTAGCAGAATTTTGATGTTAAAGTCACCGTCTGCCAACAGCATACAATGCACGGACTAGGTGAGGCAAACTTGATCTAGCAACATGATTCATTCGAAGTTCTAATTCTAGCATATAGTTTGCTAGCTAATATGTCAAATAATAAGTCGGCACGCAGGATATGCGCCAGGCCAAGCGGGTAGAGTCGCATAATCAGAGAATTTAGATGAAAATCCATCGAAGCCGGCTGACGTAACGTGGCATTAGTATATGCCATTGCACTATAGCATATGCTCCCTGAATACGTAAAACAAGAGGCAAGATTGGCGGAGTAAACATAGATCCTCATCAATCTCTTCTTAATTAAAGTTATAAGAAGCGGGAGCAGAAGCATAATGCGGTGCATCAAGATTGGACACCATCCCGAAATAGGAACAAGGATGAGTGAAGGCAAGGTCGTTCTGGTCACAGGATGTGCTAAAGGGGGCATCGGTTATGAATATTGCAAGGCATTCGCCGAGCAAAATTGTCGTGTTTTCGCATCTGACATCCCCACCCGCATGCATGATATGTTAGAATTAGAGTCGGTCGACAAAATTGGGACACTTGAGCTTGATGTTTCATCAGAGGACAGTGTCTCATCGGCTGTGAATTCTGTGATATCAAAATGTGGCAGGATAGACGTATTGATCAATAATGCAGGAATAGGAAGTACTGGCCCTTTAGCTGAGCTGCCGTTGGAGGTAGTGAGAAAAGCGTACGAAGTCAACACTTTGGGGCAATTAAGGATGGTTCAACACGTAGTCCCTCATATGGCCTCTCAGAGATGTGGTAGCATAGTGAATATCGGGAGCGTTGTTGGAAAAGTGCCAACCCCGTGGGCTGGCTCCTATTGTGCTAGCAAAGCTGCAGTACATGCCATGTCCGACGCTTTGCGGGTCGAGCTGCGGCCATTTAATGTCGATGTGATCTTGGTGCTTCCGGGTGCTGTAAGATCAAATTTTGGTGACACCAACATGGAGAAATTGGGAAACTATGATTGGAAACTTTATAAAGAATTCAAGGAAGCTATTGCCGAGCGAGCAAGGGCTTCCCAGGGTAGCAAAGCGACAGATGCAGCCCTTTTTGCTAGACATGTAGCAAAGAAAGTATTGAGTCCTAGACCACCAAAGCAGGTTGTGTTCGGTCACATGACTGGGTTGTTTGCTCTGCTTTCGTGGTCGCCCCTTTGGGCTAGAGATCTCTTTTTCTCTACTCGATTCAAGCTAAATAAGAAAGCCTTCCTGTAAGGGAGTTGCAGTGCTGTAGATTGTCACAACGTATGCATTTGAAAACATTTTAccgctggtttttttttttttttttccaccaaAAACACGGCCAATGTTCAAGTTCCAGTACATGTTCTTAAAACTTCCAACAGTGACATCTAACAACTACAATGTTATCCGGACAAGGAAGAGCAATTCTTTCCTGGTTAACTAGCAGGTTTCCCAGCATAAAGTGTCGGTACTATACACAATCATACAGTAGTACCAAACAGAAGATAGGACCATCTGCAGATGAATTGCTCCCCACACCCCAATCTTCCCCCGCCCAAAATTTAGAAAACTAAAGCCCGAATTAAGGGATAATGCATTTCCAAATATGCTCCCAGGGGGGATGGGCATAAAACAAGGTGGGATGTCTATGTGTAGACAGAAAATTATAAGGAGGTCTGACTTCTGAGTAGTCAAGGACTAGAGCCGTTTATCAGACCAAATTTTCCTGGGAATAAGGGATTATGAGTTGGCCTATTTGAAGCAGACAAAGAAGAGAAATGTGGCTCCACCGACCCCTgcttccaaatttccaattccCATCTGCTGGATGGAGTGACATTTTTGTTCAGGTAGGGAACGAGCCCCCTTTATGAGGCCCAGTAGTATTTTGGGCAATTTGCTATCGGCCTGTCGTGGATGGTTGGATATTACTCATCATTTCTATTATAAGAAAAAGGGTCCATGACTCTTTGCCGCAGCAGCATCCTCCATCTTTAGTACGTTTTACTTAACTCTCCCTTTTAAAAAACGAATCATTTCTGCTAGAAAATCTGTCTCCATTAGCGTTCTGCATAATTAACATTTAACATCCGCGATTAAGAATGTAAGGTTGAAATTTCCTGAGGTACAAAGATCTCGTACCTCCTCCGTACTAAACATCAGAGATCAATGCAACGTGATACTTTTTCAGAGATCAATTAGGAGCTTGATTTAATTTGGGATGTCATCCTCCTCGTATTAAGCTTCGTTTCCAATTAATGGCCTAAAACACCTGCTGTCACGACAATTCTTGTTATTGATTGTacactttattattattattattattattctaacCTTTTAATAATGTATACAAAACTTGGTGTGCCCTTATACCAGGTGCAAGGGAACAAAGGAAATTGTATAAAACCATAGGGAGAGGGGAGAGGGCGGGGTGGAGTTCTTTAAACTAAACAGTAGAGAAGGTTGGACTGCTGCTTGTGAAAGGAAATATGCAGAGAAAGCAGGCATGCTAGTcaaaaagatttttttgtttCTGCTTCTCGTTTGCATCTGCGCTGCAGCAGCAATACCTAAGCAGACAATAGACGTATCAATCCAGGCAACATCTAGACGGCATCGTTTAGACTTGTCCAACAGGCTCTGCTTCCTGCGGCGACCAAGTAGTAGCCAGCCATACATAGTACTAGATGCCCattaatcaaaagaaaagaattctaaaagaaaaaataactaAGCT
The genomic region above belongs to Coffea arabica cultivar ET-39 chromosome 7c, Coffea Arabica ET-39 HiFi, whole genome shotgun sequence and contains:
- the LOC113699117 gene encoding thioredoxin-like protein AAED1, chloroplastic encodes the protein MATTISPPPQTLILKRSSISTSVCFPSSQRLVSAPQTCSVSVNSVSSIHFPKSKRLNRSPARAQASSVASFSQNVGDLLGDVSIFTATGEPVKFKDLWDQKQGMAVVALLRHFGCPCCWELASVLKESKERFDSAGVKLIAVGVGAPSKARILAERLPFPIDCLYADPDRKAYDVLGLYYGVGRTFFNPASAKVFSRFETLRNAVKNYTIEATPDDRSGVLQQGGMFVFRGKELLYARKDEGTGDHAPLDDIINICCKVPIS
- the LOC113698943 gene encoding short-chain dehydrogenase ptmH-like, with protein sequence MRCIKIGHHPEIGTRMSEGKVVLVTGCAKGGIGYEYCKAFAEQNCRVFASDIPTRMHDMLELESVDKIGTLELDVSSEDSVSSAVNSVISKCGRIDVLINNAGIGSTGPLAELPLEVVRKAYEVNTLGQLRMVQHVVPHMASQRCGSIVNIGSVVGKVPTPWAGSYCASKAAVHAMSDALRVELRPFNVDVILVLPGAVRSNFGDTNMEKLGNYDWKLYKEFKEAIAERARASQGSKATDAALFARHVAKKVLSPRPPKQVVFGHMTGLFALLSWSPLWARDLFFSTRFKLNKKAFL